The genomic DNA GCTTCAGCTCTTCAAATGCGGCGTCCCAGTCTTTCTGGCTCGGGAACAAATCTTCTAATTGCCAGCATTTCTCTGGCTGAACTTCAGAACGTTTCGGTAATGTGGTCATGGGTATCCTCCTTTGAATTGGATAAGCCTTCGGCCGGGTGTTTGCGCCGGCCATATCGCCGGGTATAGCCGCTATCAGCAGGGAGGAGGACAGCAGGAGGGGGAGCAGGGAAATGCTTTTTATTTTCATAGGAACCTCCCTCGGAATCACTTGTGGAGATTGCTCTAGTATGTCCTTCTGTCCCGGAATCTACTCCGCAAAGAGCGAATGAGGAATAGATGGTCCCCGTCACATCCTCTCCAGAGTAGGCGCGCTATACCAGAAAACTGTAAATGATAAGACCGAATGCAAAGGCAATCATCAGGCTGGCAAAAATGGCAAGCCAGCGCCGGATTTTGGGCTGGACTTGATTCTTGCTCAGAATCAGCACGATACCAAGAGCGAACGCGGAAATGATAAAGATCAAATGGTTTGAACTGTCCATGGTCTTGATAGGTTCTCCTTTATATAAGGTAATCAGGCGGTTTAAATTTGCTTGAAGGCGTTCATGATGTCGTTCCATTCCTCTTCCCTGCCAGCGAATTCTTCTTTGGGGAAGCGGCTTTCGGCCCAGTTCATCAGTGCAGGCCGGCTAAGAAACGTATGGCATTCCTCGCCCCATTGATCGGAAATTTCCCGAAGGACGATATACTTGCCTTGAACTTCTACCGTCATCATATTCCATTTGTCTCGTTTGTATATTTCGTGTTTTTTGATCATCTTTGTCGTTCTCCGATCATCGTTTATTGGCGGTTGTATTTTTTATGTAAAATGATAACTCACGCCCGGTACGAAAGCAAATAAAAACACCGGAAGCGGTTCATTAAAAAAATGCTTGTCTGCATGGCAAATGATACGTTGCATTGTATCAAACCATGGAGTATAATATGGATATTCGTCAATGATGGCGATTATTTTTAGGAGGTTGTTCATTTGAAAGGTACAGTTAAATGGTTTAACGCAGAAAAAGGCTATGGCTTCATCCAAGTTGAAGGCGGCGAAGACGTATTCGTGCATTTCTCCGCAATTCAAGGCGAAGGATTCAAAACACTAGAAGAAGGCCAAGCCGTTGAGTTCGAAATCACCGACGGTAACCGTGGTCCTCAAGCCGCTAACGTAATCAAATTATAAGATTTCTTCCGCACTAGCGGATCACTTATAAGGTTTGGTTTCAAGAAGGCTTAAATATGAAAGACACAGCTCTTAACGGGCTGTGTTTTTTTGTTGTCTTCTTTTTAACTTGTATATCATGGGGACAATAAAATGGCTGAAATGAACATCAATTCTGAACAGGGGGACTTCGAGAGGTATTGCACTAAAGATGAACAAGAATATTGACAAGCTTCCCGAAAGGATCTCGTACAAAAAAACGCCGAACCTGCCACGGTTCATCAACGGGTCCATGCTCAATTGGAATCCCCGCCTTTGTTATGCGAGTTAAAATATCTTCAAGGTCATCAACTTCATTTTCACATTCTCCTAAATTTTTATTCTGGTGACCAGGTATTCTTTCCATTTGTGTTAACTCTCCCCAAATATATTATATAATTAAGATGGATTTTATCTTTACTTCTTAACTTCCGAATACAACATTTAAAAAATCGGAAGCGCCTAGCTATTGAAATGAGCGCTAAATTTAGGAGGGCTTTGGATGAAAAAGCGTTAGTAATCATACTTGCTGTGCCGATTTTTCTTGCACTCTGGTCATGTTCAAACCAACACAACTTACAAAGCTGGGCATTTGATGTTGTGACATGGAACCATGAAGTATATAAAATTACAAATGAAGCTGTTACTGAAATTGATGATGAAATTGGTACAATAAAAAAACATTTCACAAATGAATCCAGTGAGCTGCCGAATCTGTTTTCTAATAAATACAAAGGTACAAAATTGTTTAAAATTAAAAATGTCGAAACGAATGATTATATTGCAGTTCAAGATGATGGTTTATATTATAAAGCAGAGAAAATGGAAGGGATGAAAATCGAGACGGCGCAAGCCTAGGCCGACAAATTCGAGGTATCCAGGCGAACAATGCTGCGATATGGTGGCGCTATCTGAAAGGAGGAGGCCGGTTATGAGCAGGCGGTTGAATGGCGGTGAAACAGTAGAACTTGCCAGAAGCTTTATCTATAACAGCGCCCGGCTGCTGGATCGAATGCGCTTTGCTTATCATTTTGAGCATGGCTCCAAACAGAAGGTTATTCAAGCACTCAAATCGTATCAAAATGAGGACGGCGGGTTTGGCCATGCCCTTGAACCGGATATGCGCTGTCCGGACAGTCAGCCGGTGACTACGGAAATGGCTCTTTCGCTGATCGATGAAATGGACGGCTGGGATTCCGAGCTTTTGCCCCCGCTCCTGTCTTATTTGCAAGAGCTTACTCTCCCCGGCGGAGGTTTGCCGCGGGCAACGACTGCAGTTAATCGTTATGGCCATGCTCCGTGGTGGGAGACGGAAAGGGATGGCATACCTTCCTTGAACCCTACGGGCAAGATTATCGGCCTGTTATTGAAGAGTCCGTTTCGGGAGCCGCTGCTGAAGAAGGAGTGGTTCCAAACCAACATATCGTTTATTTGGAGCTCCCTGGAGAATGGGCCTCCCGGCGATTATCATGAGGGAGAGCAGTGGAGCGTGTTTTTGGCTAACGCACCGGATGCTGATCGGGCAGCCAGGTATTATGGCGTGCTTGATGAATGGCTGGGCTCTCCCGGTGTTATTGAGCGCGATCCGCTTGCCGAGGGGTATGTCCAGAAGGTGCTTGATTATGCTCCTACACCGGCAAGTTATGCCTATCGCTTTGTTACATCGGACGAGGTGAATCTGCATTTGGAGGAGCTTCTGCGCCAGCAGCAGTCTGACGGAGGGTGGCCGATTTCCTGGCCGGCCGTAAGTACTGCTTCAGAGCAGGAGTGGCGGGGATACGTGACGATAAATCATCTCATGACGCTTCGCGCATATGGGCGATTGTAAGAAAATACAGGTTGGGAATAAAAACGGACTGGTCAAAGGATGCATCCCTGATCAGTCCGTCGTTATTTCTCTTATTCCACAATGCGCAGGATTTCCGCGACTTCCTTGCGGGGCGTCGCTTTCGGCGAGATAGCGGGATGGCCTAGCGCAATGACCATGTTCACACCGCGGTCTTCCGGAATTTCGAGGTATTCCCGAAGCTTGTCCTCTGCCAGCAGAACAGGTCCTGTCATCGGGCAGGTCGCCAGTCCCTTCGCGTGGGCTGCGAGCATTAAGTTCTGCGTAGCCAGACAGCTGCTCTTCAAGCCTTCCTCCGTCCAAACCTCCGGTTCTACGAATGCGATAGGATCGAAGATCCGCTCCCTGAACTTAGACGTATACGGGGTAGAGAGGCATACGATCAGCACAGGGGCTCCCGCGAAAGCGGTGGCGTACGGTCCAAAGGATTTGACGAGCAGCTTGGCTTCCCTTGCCAATCCATTTCCTTCGGCACGCGCGGCAATTTCATGCAGCCTCTCCCAGGTGAAGTCCTCAATATGCTTGATTTTCTCCTTATTGACTACGGCGATGAATTCCCAAGTCTGCGAGTTCGTATCGCTAGGGGCAAAGCGGGCACAATCGATGATTTCTTCGATATCCGAAATGGCAACAGGCTCCTCCGTAAAGTCCCGTATGCTTCGGCGGGTCGTGATGATGTCCCGGAATTGATAAAAATCCATAATATCCCACCTTCGTTTCGTTTAACAGTAGGTACTATAATCTGCTCTTAATTATAACGTATGAGGCGGGCTTTGAACAGAAGACGGTTTATTTGGCGTATTTATTATAGGTCATGATGAGTAGCCGAGTGACTGCTGTGCACCTTTGCTTTGGATCTGTAAAAATAACGGCTGGCAAAGCCGATAAAAGCCAGTAAAGAGGTGCCCATGGCCGCAAAATAGAAATTCTCCCTGCCAAAATGCTCAAATACCATGCCGCCGAATGCCCCGCTGCATAGTCCCGACAAGCTTGACCACATGACCGTAAACAGGGCAAGTCCGGTAGCCTGAAATTGGGCCGGAATGAGGCGGGAGAGCATGCGTATGGCCGTAACATAGAAAATGCCGAAGGAGACTCCATGCATGAATTGAATGAGCAGTATGTTGGTTGCCGAATCTGATAATCCTACCAGCATGAATCTTAAGGCGAACATCAGGCTTGCTAAAAGCAACAGAGGAAGCTCCTTGAATTTCGCACCATATTTGGTGAGCAGCAAAAAGATCGGAATTTCCGAGAAGGCCGACAGGAGCATGGCCCAGCCGACTAGTTCTTGTCCGGCTCCGAGGTCATGCAGCGAGATGGACAGGAAAGCATCGTTCATCCGCATGCCAAGAGCAAGGCAAAATACGCAGCCCAGGAACCAGAGCAGCTCTTTTTGCTTCAGGATCGATAAGACGCCGGAGAAGTTAACCCTCGCTACGCTGGTTGCCTGATCTTTGACGAATAGCGTCAGGAACAACGCCGTACCCGCTATAATCATCGATACCCCCATGGTTGTGATGGAAGGTATGGTTGACAGGACATAACCGATCAGCAGTGCAAAAATCGCAAAGCCGATCGAACCGAAAATGCGGATTGACACAAAGTTCTTCTTGTGGCGGTTTGCTGTCGAGATTGCGATCGAGTCGGATAGCGGAAGCACGGGATAGAAGAAGGAATAGTACAATGTAATAATGAGCATAATGACCGCAAATTTCGTCGTCATCGAAAGGAAAAAGGACATTAGCAGCTGGCCTGCCAGCAGGATGAGGAGTATTTTCTTAATGGTGCGGAAGCGATCGCTTGCATAGCTCCACAGCAGATTGGATATTAACGAGATCATCGGGCCGACGGCGTAGATGTAGCCGATCTGTGTTCTGGAAAATCCCAGGTCTGCATAAAACAGAGGGAAATAAGAAGCTACCAGCGCACTGGTTCCATAAATCGTAAAAATAAGGGCTCTGAGCCAGGATACTTCTGAGCGGGCCAAGTGTTGTGATTTCAT from Paenibacillus woosongensis includes the following:
- a CDS encoding nitroreductase family protein, which translates into the protein MDFYQFRDIITTRRSIRDFTEEPVAISDIEEIIDCARFAPSDTNSQTWEFIAVVNKEKIKHIEDFTWERLHEIAARAEGNGLAREAKLLVKSFGPYATAFAGAPVLIVCLSTPYTSKFRERIFDPIAFVEPEVWTEEGLKSSCLATQNLMLAAHAKGLATCPMTGPVLLAEDKLREYLEIPEDRGVNMVIALGHPAISPKATPRKEVAEILRIVE
- a CDS encoding MFS transporter, with protein sequence MKSQHLARSEVSWLRALIFTIYGTSALVASYFPLFYADLGFSRTQIGYIYAVGPMISLISNLLWSYASDRFRTIKKILLILLAGQLLMSFFLSMTTKFAVIMLIITLYYSFFYPVLPLSDSIAISTANRHKKNFVSIRIFGSIGFAIFALLIGYVLSTIPSITTMGVSMIIAGTALFLTLFVKDQATSVARVNFSGVLSILKQKELLWFLGCVFCLALGMRMNDAFLSISLHDLGAGQELVGWAMLLSAFSEIPIFLLLTKYGAKFKELPLLLLASLMFALRFMLVGLSDSATNILLIQFMHGVSFGIFYVTAIRMLSRLIPAQFQATGLALFTVMWSSLSGLCSGAFGGMVFEHFGRENFYFAAMGTSLLAFIGFASRYFYRSKAKVHSSHSATHHDL
- a CDS encoding cold shock domain-containing protein, encoding MKGTVKWFNAEKGYGFIQVEGGEDVFVHFSAIQGEGFKTLEEGQAVEFEITDGNRGPQAANVIKL